The Thermodesulfobacteriota bacterium genome contains a region encoding:
- the ricT gene encoding regulatory iron-sulfur-containing complex subunit RicT — protein MTGAPEATPEAPATQAPSQGEPERGEAGSPGPRDPGHLFSIQLRPGAIPVLGRSRVPGLHAGELVMVKIDRRLEPGRVLGPTRHWLPVAGRPASPVAAVVRRANTEETERYARLQDLERQAHALCDRLIEQHGLAMVLVRVERFFDNSKIIFYFTADNRVDFRALVRDLVRDLKIRIEMRQIGVRHESKMIGGLGHCGRELCCASYLNNFVPISIKMAKEQNLPLNPSKISGVCSRLLCCLTYEFDTYASIRKRMPKVGKSILLRDKTYKVIQHDPLRETIRVVDAEGKESTLAASDWEAAVVRK, from the coding sequence GTGACCGGAGCCCCGGAGGCCACCCCGGAGGCCCCGGCTACCCAGGCGCCTTCCCAGGGGGAGCCGGAGCGGGGCGAGGCCGGCAGCCCAGGGCCCCGGGATCCGGGCCATCTCTTTTCCATCCAGCTGCGGCCGGGTGCCATTCCGGTCCTGGGCCGCAGCCGCGTGCCTGGCCTTCATGCCGGCGAGCTGGTGATGGTCAAGATCGACCGCCGGCTCGAGCCGGGCCGCGTCCTCGGCCCCACGCGCCACTGGCTGCCTGTGGCCGGCCGGCCGGCCAGCCCGGTGGCCGCCGTCGTCCGCCGGGCCAATACCGAGGAGACCGAGCGCTACGCCCGCCTCCAGGACCTGGAGCGCCAGGCCCACGCCCTGTGCGACCGGCTCATCGAGCAGCACGGCCTGGCCATGGTCCTGGTCCGGGTGGAGCGCTTCTTCGACAACTCCAAGATCATTTTCTACTTCACCGCCGACAACCGGGTGGATTTCCGCGCCCTGGTTCGCGATCTGGTCCGGGATCTCAAGATCCGCATCGAGATGCGGCAGATCGGCGTCCGCCACGAATCGAAGATGATCGGCGGCCTGGGGCATTGCGGCCGGGAGCTGTGCTGCGCCAGCTACCTCAACAACTTCGTGCCCATCTCCATCAAGATGGCCAAGGAGCAGAACCTGCCCTTGAACCCCAGCAAGATCTCCGGGGTCTGCAGCCGCCTCTTGTGCTGCCTGACCTACGAGTTCGACACCTACGCCAGTATCCGCAAGCGGATGCCCAAGGTGGGCAAGAGCATCCTGCTCCGGGACAAGACCTACAAGGTGATCCAGCACGATCCTTTGCGGGAGACGATCCGGGTGGTGGATGCGGAAGGCAAGGAATCGACCCTCGCCGCCTCGGACTGGGAGGCGGCCGTGGTCAGGAAATAG
- the metG gene encoding methionine--tRNA ligase — translation MALHITTPIYYVNAEPHLGHAYTTLVADVVARYRRLAGDEVHFQTGTDEHGDKVVQAAAKAGLGVRDYTDRISGLFRDAWPVLGIEPDTFIRTTGQGHLRTVQRILQQVYDQGDIVFADYAGLYCWGCERFLTEKELVGGLCPDHQRPPEPIAEKNYFFRMSRYQEWLVRYITEHPDCITPERYRNEVLSFLREPLADLCISRPTSRLTWGIPLPFDRSFVTYVWFDALINYLTGLGYPDAPGFSRFWAGTEHLIAKDILKPHAIYWPTMLKAIGLPPFRRLHVHGYWNIDDTKMSKSLGNVVRPGDLVSAFGVDTVRYFLMREMAFGVDASFSREAIVGRHNSDLANDLGNLVSRSLTMAGKYAAGKVPAPETALAADQELAAAATAMVANWRKELDDFAFHRALAAVWEVVGRANRYIVTNAPWELAKDPGQSGRLATILYHLLETLRLVGLTLAPFLPGTANRLLELLGTGGPVELARDGQWGRLAPGQSLGAPQALFPRLDKADQPPASPVPGQPPADEPGLSLAEFQRLDLRVAEVVQAERVPKADRLLKLLVRAPEERTVVAGIAGHYSPEAVVGRQVILVANLAPAKIKGIRSEGMVLAVRDGDRLVLVAPSEPVTPGCKVS, via the coding sequence ATGGCCCTGCACATCACGACCCCCATCTATTATGTCAATGCCGAGCCCCATCTCGGCCATGCCTACACCACCCTGGTCGCCGATGTGGTGGCCCGCTACCGCCGGCTGGCCGGGGACGAGGTGCATTTCCAGACCGGTACCGACGAGCACGGCGACAAGGTGGTGCAGGCGGCGGCCAAGGCCGGCCTGGGCGTCAGGGACTACACCGATCGGATCAGCGGCCTTTTCCGCGACGCTTGGCCGGTCCTGGGCATCGAGCCGGACACCTTCATCCGCACCACCGGCCAGGGCCACCTCCGGACCGTGCAGCGGATCCTCCAGCAGGTCTACGACCAGGGGGATATCGTCTTCGCCGACTATGCCGGCCTCTACTGCTGGGGCTGCGAGCGCTTCCTCACCGAGAAGGAGCTGGTGGGCGGCCTGTGCCCGGACCACCAGCGGCCGCCGGAGCCCATCGCCGAGAAGAACTACTTCTTCCGCATGAGCCGCTACCAGGAGTGGCTGGTGCGCTACATCACCGAGCACCCGGACTGCATCACCCCGGAGCGCTACCGCAACGAGGTCCTGTCCTTCCTGCGCGAGCCCCTGGCGGATCTGTGCATCTCCCGGCCGACGAGCCGCCTGACCTGGGGGATCCCGCTGCCCTTCGACCGCAGCTTCGTCACCTATGTCTGGTTCGACGCCCTCATCAACTACCTCACCGGTCTGGGCTACCCGGATGCCCCGGGCTTCTCCCGCTTCTGGGCCGGCACCGAGCACCTGATCGCCAAGGATATCCTGAAGCCCCATGCCATCTACTGGCCGACCATGCTGAAGGCCATCGGCCTGCCGCCCTTCCGGCGCCTGCACGTGCACGGCTACTGGAACATCGATGACACCAAGATGTCCAAGAGTCTGGGCAATGTGGTGCGGCCCGGGGATCTGGTGTCCGCTTTTGGCGTCGACACCGTCCGCTATTTTCTCATGCGGGAGATGGCCTTCGGGGTGGACGCCTCCTTCAGCCGCGAGGCCATCGTCGGCCGCCACAACTCCGACCTGGCCAATGATCTGGGCAACCTGGTGAGCCGCAGCCTCACCATGGCCGGCAAGTACGCGGCCGGCAAGGTGCCTGCCCCCGAGACCGCCCTGGCGGCCGATCAGGAGCTGGCGGCGGCGGCCACCGCCATGGTGGCCAACTGGCGCAAGGAGCTGGACGATTTTGCCTTTCACCGCGCCCTGGCCGCCGTCTGGGAGGTGGTGGGCCGGGCCAACCGCTACATCGTGACCAACGCGCCCTGGGAGCTGGCCAAGGATCCCGGTCAGAGCGGCCGCCTGGCCACCATCCTCTACCACCTCCTGGAGACCTTGCGTCTGGTGGGGCTGACGCTTGCCCCCTTCCTGCCCGGCACCGCCAACCGCCTGCTGGAGCTGCTCGGCACCGGCGGTCCCGTGGAGCTGGCCCGGGACGGGCAGTGGGGCAGGCTGGCCCCCGGACAGAGCCTGGGGGCACCCCAAGCCCTCTTCCCCCGGCTGGACAAGGCCGATCAGCCGCCGGCCAGCCCGGTCCCCGGCCAGCCGCCGGCCGATGAGCCCGGGCTGTCCCTGGCCGAATTCCAGCGGCTGGATCTGCGGGTGGCCGAGGTCGTCCAGGCCGAGCGGGTGCCCAAGGCCGATCGTCTGCTCAAGCTCCTGGTGCGGGCCCCGGAGGAGCGGACGGTGGTGGCCGGGATTGCCGGTCACTACAGCCCGGAGGCGGTGGTCGGCCGGCAGGTGATCCTGGTCGCCAACCTGGCCCCGGCCAAGATCAAGGGCATCCGCTCCGAGGGCATGGTGCTGGCGGTGCGGGACGGCGACCGGCTGGTCCTGGTGGCGCCGTCAGAGCCGGTGACGCCTGGGTGCAAGGTATCCTGA